The Oceanicaulis sp. nucleotide sequence GCCCGGGACTGCCCGGATCTGCGCGAAGACCGCCGCGATCGCCGCTACCATCACGGCAGGAGCGATCGGCGTGAAGATCGCCGCGACCGCCGCGTCCTGCACTGCCCCGACTACGCCTGGGACTACGCGCCCAGCCGCCGCGAGGTGCATCAGGGCCGCTATGGCGACCGGCTACGCCCCGACGTGGCGTACTGGGACCATCGCTCGCAGCGTTACTACGTCCAGACCCGCTGGGGTCCGGTTCCCGTTCATATCGAGTGGAGCGGCCGGAACCACTGGGACCGCTGGGATCACCGCGAACGGTGGAACCGCTACCGTCACGGAAGCGGCGTGCATTTCGAGTTCCGGTTCTAGAGCTCAGGGCCGGATCACGCCGTCCAGATAGCGCTTGGCGGCCCCGGTCAGCACCACGCGGTTCCCCGCCTCGGCGCGCATGACCAGCGCGCCGGGGCGCGGGCCGATCTGGCGGGCGGTGAGTTCGGTCCGCCCCAGACGGCCGGCCCAGAACGGGGCGAGCGTGCAGTGCGCCGAGCCGGTGACCGGATCCTCGTCGATCCCCGCGTCTGGGCAGAAGAAGCGCGAGACCACGTCCGCGCTCTCGCCCCGCGCGGTGGCGAGGACGTTCACGCCGGTCTTTTTCAGTGCCGAGAAATCCGGGTTCAGCCCTGCGATCTCGGCTTCCGAGGCGTAGACGAACATCTGGTAACGCGCGCCATGGATGCGCTCGACTTCGAAGACTTCGCCCTGCGCTGCGCCGAGAGCGGCGAGCGTGCCGGGCGCGGCCTCGGCGGCCTCGAACGGCACGGCGGGAAACTCCACCGCATAGGCGGCTTCGCCGGTCCGGCGCACGAACAGGCGGCCCGATTTCGTGTCGAAGGCCGCCCTGTCGCCGCCGACCAGGCCGCGCTCGAACACCACAGCGCCCGAAGCCAGGGTGGCGTGTCCGCACAGATCGACCTCGCAGCCCGGCGTGAACCAGCGCAGATCCCAGGCGTCGGCCTCGGCCTTCTTCACCAGATAGGCGGTCTCGGACAGGTTGTTGGACTGCGCGATTCCAAGAAGATCAGCGTCGGGCAGGAACGCCTCGAGCAGCGCCACCCCGGCCGGATTGCCCGAATGAGGCCGGTCGCCGTCGGGGAAGGCGTGGATTTCAGCGTAAGCGATCTCGGCCATCACACCCCCCGCGTCGAAACGCGGTCGCCTGTGTCCGGCGCGGCGGCGGCCGCTTCGATCATCGCGGCGAGGAACTCGCTGGGTTTGCGCGAGCGGGCCGTGCGCCAGTCATAGGCGCGGTCGCGCCGGACGGCTTCGCCCTTTGACGTGAAGACCAGCACGGCCGGCGCGCCCTTGAGCTCGGCGAAGCCGAGGCGATGCACCGCATCGAGATTTTTGTCGTAGCGGCCGACCGAAAACTTCACGATCTCGAAGAGCTCGTCGAGCTTCGGCGCGATCTCGTGCCGGCCCATCATCTGGTCGAGCACGACGCAGTCGGGGCACCAGGCGCCGCCCATCACCACCAGGATGCGCTTGTTCTCGCGCGCAGCGGCTTGAAACGCCGCGTCGAGCGCGGCCTGGACGTCGAGATCTTCGTCATAAGGGGCGTGGGTCATGCCCGCCTGCTAGCGCGGCGCAGCGCCCGCGTCGAGCCTTACGCCGCCGCCCAGTGCGCTTTCAGCATGGCGGCGGTTTGCTCAGCGCGCTCATAGGGCCACCAGTGTCCGCAATCATCGAACATGTGAAACCGCGCCCCGGTGCGTGCGGCGAGCCGCTCGCCGACCGCCACGCTCGCATAGGGATCGTGCTCGCCCCAGAGCACCAGACCCGGACCGGCCCCGGCCAGGCCCGGGATCGATCCGGCCCAGTCCGTCCCGATCGTCACCGCCGAGCGATAGAGCTTCAGGATCGCCGCCTTCATGGTCTCGTCGCCGTGGCTTGCCACCTCGCGCGCCGCCGCGGCGGGCACGCGCGCTTCTTCCAGCGCGGCGGCGAAGCTCGCCTCGTCCATCGCCGCCATCAGCTCCTCGCCCGCACCTTCGGTCTGCCAGATCTGCGCGAGGTCGTGCCAGACATAGGCCTCGTCGATCGCCACCCCGCCCGCAGCCCAGCTCTTCACCTTGCCGGGATGCAGCCCCGCGACGCGCTGGACCAGAAGCCCGCCCCAGTCATGGCCGACCAGATGCACCGGGCCGCCGCTGCGCGCGACAGCGTCGTCGAGTTCGCCTTCCAGCCAGCCGGCGTAGGCGTCCATCGAACAGTCGAACCCGGCCGGGACCGGCGCGCCGAAGCCGGGCATGTCGGGACAGGCGTAGTCGCCCCGCCCCAGCGCGGCGAGAACGCCGTCCCAGAGCCGGTGCGTGTCGGGCACGCCATGGATGAAAAGCACGGTCATGGATTTCGAGCTCTAGCCTTCGCTCATCTCCGGGGCGGGGGCGAAGGGGCGGATGCCGAAGAGCGGGTAGATCTCCTCGGGGAAGTAGACCACGCCGTCGGCGACCACCATGGAGATCGATTTGACCGCCTTGAAGTCTTCGGTCGGATCGCCGGGGACCAGGAAGAAGTCCGCGTACTTGCCCGGCGTGATCGAGCCCAGCTCGTCGCCCGCGCCGAGATAATCGGCCATGCCCTGGCTCGCCCAGGCGAGGATCTCCGCCGGGCTCATGCCGATGGTCTGGTAAAGCTCGAGCTCGCGGTGATGGGCCAGCCCGCCGCCCAGATCGGTGCCCGGCGCCATGAAGATCCCCCGCTCGCGCATATAGGCCAGCGTCTCGGTGATCTGCTCGAACGCGCCGCGATAGGCGATGTCGTCTTCTTCGCTTTCGATCGCCGCCCAGGCGCTGCGCATCTGGCGCTGCGAGCTTGCGGGCATGTGGTCGATATAATCGGCCGCGCCGGGGCTCACCTGCCCGTTCCGGCTCAGAAGCAGCGCCTCGTGAATGGCGAAGGTCGGATCGATGGCGATGCCGCGCTCGGCCATGGAGTCGATCGTGGCGATCACTTCGGGGCTCTGAAGATCGAGCTCGGGCAGGCGCTTGAGCGCGGTGAGCCTCAGAAGGGTCCGCGTGTCCTCGCCTTCGTTCAGCACCCAGCCCAGCATGAGCTGGTTGATATGGGTCAGCTCGTCATAGCCCGCGGCGATCATGGCGTCCGCGTCGGTGAAGGCGGGCACGTGGCCGGTGACGCGCAGGCCCCGCTCGCGCGCGGCCTCGATCACCGCCGGAATCCATTCCGGCCGCATCGAGTTGTAGACCTTGATCTGGATCATGTCGCCGCGATCGGCGTAGGTGTGCACGGCCGCGACGGCCTCTTCCTCGCTGCTGACCAAGATGCCGTTATTGGAATTGAACGGGCTCTTGCCCTCGATGAAGCCGGAGCGGAAGACGCGCGGGCCGATCACCTTTCCGGACTCGATATCGGCCACCAGCCCGTCCAGCACGGCGTTGTTGTTGCCCATGTCGCGCACGCTGGTCACGCCTGCGGCCACGTTCAGCGCCGCCGAGCCCTCGCCCAGATGGGCGTGCATCTCGAACAGGCCCGGCAGCAGCGATCCGCCCGCCCCGTCGATCAGCACCTCGTTCGCCCCGCGCGCGTCGGCCGCCTCGATCGCGGTGATCCGCTCGCCCTCGAAGACCACCGACACCGGTCCGCCCAGCGCTTCGGTCTCGGGGTCGAAGACGCGCACGTTCGCCACGCGCACCGGCCGGTCGTATTCGCGCCCGGTCTCCGCGCGGATCTGCGCGAACCGCGCCGCGCCGTATTCGGCCGCCTTGGCGCGCAGCGCTTCGTCATGCATGGCGATGTCTTCGGCCAGCACGGCGAAGCCCGGGCTCATCACCCCGGCGAAGGCCTCGCCGTCCATCACGAAATAGGTCGGGTTCTGGCTGGTCCCCGACAGGGCGTAGCTCTGAAGCGTCACCGCCGCATCGCCCTCGCCCAGGCTCAGCGTCTCCATCTCGGTCAGCCGCACCTCGCCGCCGGGAAGCGCAGGCACGACTCCGTCGTCGTCGGCGAGCAGCACGCGTGCGGCGATCGCCAGCTGATAGGGCGAGGCGTTCTGCGGGATGTAGAGCGCCGGTTCGTCCCAGGCCGTCTCGCCCGAGCCTGTGGAATCCGTCCAGGCCGCGCGCCCGCCCTCGACGGCGAAGCGTTCATCGACCGCGTTGCCGAAGGTCTCAGCCCCGGTGATCGCCCAGCTGGTGGGATAGCCGTCCTCGCCCAGCGCGATCTCTTCGTTCAGGGTCGGGCCGCGGCCGTTATTCCTGAACTCGTAGAAGATATCGACCCCGCCCATGCGCGGGGACAGCTCGATCGCGCCGATCTCCGTGCCGCCGACCAGAACCACGTACCGGTCCGCCTCATGCGCAGGCGCGGCGACCACGGCGCTTTCGCCCGCACCCCCGCGCTCGCCCGCCTCGCAGGCCCCGAGCCACACCAGACACGCCGCCGCCATGCCGGCGGAAACACCAAAACGATCCATGAAACACTCCCCTGAGGCGCTTTAATTGCGCCGTTTGGAGAGGAGGTTAGCAGGGCGGAGCGGTGATGGCGAGGATGGGGGGCGGAGCGCTACTCGCCGCCGCCGCTGCGCATCCGGCGCGCAGGCGCGAGAAGAAAGAAGCCGCCCATCGCGATCCAGGCCGCACCGAAGAGCAGCAGAAACCAGGGGCCCGTCGCCCCGCCGACCGGAGGCTCGCCGGTCGAGATCACGCAGGCGCCGGTGCGGGTCTCCTCGCGCACCTGCAGGATCGTGGTGTCGCCGACCTCGCCAACGGTCTCGGGGCTTGTCACGACGGGGCACTCGGCCAGCGCGCCGCCGGGCGCGGTGAAGGCGAAGGTTTGAACAAAGCGCTCGTCATAACGCGGGTGCGGCTCGACGCGGACGATTTCGGCGGTGATCGCGCTCCAGGCGCTCAGCTCGTCAAGCCGCTGGTCCCGCGCGTCGAGCCCGAGCGTCAGGACCCAGACGCCCACAGCCAGCACCGCCGCCCCGATTAGCCGGAACTGCCAGACCTTGGAAGATTTCATGCCGACCCCCTTTGTGGGGACCAGCCTAGCGGCGCAGAGCGGCCGGGGCAAAAAGCGCGCCCCCTACTCCGCCGCCTCTCGCCCCTCCGCGTCATACCGGTCCCCGTCCGCTTTCATCTCGTCGATGCCGAGCAGGGCGTTGAGCTGGGCGAAGTCGAGCATGCGCTCGCGGTAGCGGGCGGTGGCGCCGTCGGTTTTCAGGACGGTGAGGAATTCCTCGGCCATGAAGGCGAGCGCGCGGACCATGGCGCCGGGCGTGATGACCAGGCGGAAGCCCGCCTCGCCGAGCTCGGCGGCGGTTCTGAGCGGGGTGCGGCCGCCCTCGACCATGTTGGCGAGCAGCGGGACGCGGCCGGCGAAGCGCTCGGCGATCGTCTTCATCTGATCGAGATCGGCAGGCGCCTCGACGAACAGCACGTCCGCGCCGGCGTCGAGATAGGCCTCGGCCCGGTCGAGCGCAGGCGCGAACCCTTCCACGGCGATAGCGTCGGTGCGCGCGATGATCAGCGTGTCCGCGCTCGCCCGCGCATCGACCGCGGCGCGCACCTTGCCGGCCATCTCCGCCCGGCTGACCAGCGTCTTGCCGGCGAGGTGCCCGCAGCGCTTGGGCAGTTGCTGGTCTTCGAGCTGGATCGCCGCGGCGCCGGCCCGCTCGAACGTCTTCACCGTGCGGATGACGTTGAGCGCGTTGCCGAACCCGGTGTCGGCGTCGACGATCAGGGGCAG carries:
- a CDS encoding PhzF family phenazine biosynthesis protein, translated to MAEIAYAEIHAFPDGDRPHSGNPAGVALLEAFLPDADLLGIAQSNNLSETAYLVKKAEADAWDLRWFTPGCEVDLCGHATLASGAVVFERGLVGGDRAAFDTKSGRLFVRRTGEAAYAVEFPAVPFEAAEAAPGTLAALGAAQGEVFEVERIHGARYQMFVYASEAEIAGLNPDFSALKKTGVNVLATARGESADVVSRFFCPDAGIDEDPVTGSAHCTLAPFWAGRLGRTELTARQIGPRPGALVMRAEAGNRVVLTGAAKRYLDGVIRP
- a CDS encoding thioredoxin family protein, yielding MTHAPYDEDLDVQAALDAAFQAAARENKRILVVMGGAWCPDCVVLDQMMGRHEIAPKLDELFEIVKFSVGRYDKNLDAVHRLGFAELKGAPAVLVFTSKGEAVRRDRAYDWRTARSRKPSEFLAAMIEAAAAAPDTGDRVSTRGV
- a CDS encoding alpha/beta fold hydrolase; the encoded protein is MTVLFIHGVPDTHRLWDGVLAALGRGDYACPDMPGFGAPVPAGFDCSMDAYAGWLEGELDDAVARSGGPVHLVGHDWGGLLVQRVAGLHPGKVKSWAAGGVAIDEAYVWHDLAQIWQTEGAGEELMAAMDEASFAAALEEARVPAAAAREVASHGDETMKAAILKLYRSAVTIGTDWAGSIPGLAGAGPGLVLWGEHDPYASVAVGERLAARTGARFHMFDDCGHWWPYERAEQTAAMLKAHWAAA
- a CDS encoding amidohydrolase family protein, which translates into the protein MDRFGVSAGMAAACLVWLGACEAGERGGAGESAVVAAPAHEADRYVVLVGGTEIGAIELSPRMGGVDIFYEFRNNGRGPTLNEEIALGEDGYPTSWAITGAETFGNAVDERFAVEGGRAAWTDSTGSGETAWDEPALYIPQNASPYQLAIAARVLLADDDGVVPALPGGEVRLTEMETLSLGEGDAAVTLQSYALSGTSQNPTYFVMDGEAFAGVMSPGFAVLAEDIAMHDEALRAKAAEYGAARFAQIRAETGREYDRPVRVANVRVFDPETEALGGPVSVVFEGERITAIEAADARGANEVLIDGAGGSLLPGLFEMHAHLGEGSAALNVAAGVTSVRDMGNNNAVLDGLVADIESGKVIGPRVFRSGFIEGKSPFNSNNGILVSSEEEAVAAVHTYADRGDMIQIKVYNSMRPEWIPAVIEAARERGLRVTGHVPAFTDADAMIAAGYDELTHINQLMLGWVLNEGEDTRTLLRLTALKRLPELDLQSPEVIATIDSMAERGIAIDPTFAIHEALLLSRNGQVSPGAADYIDHMPASSQRQMRSAWAAIESEEDDIAYRGAFEQITETLAYMRERGIFMAPGTDLGGGLAHHRELELYQTIGMSPAEILAWASQGMADYLGAGDELGSITPGKYADFFLVPGDPTEDFKAVKSISMVVADGVVYFPEEIYPLFGIRPFAPAPEMSEG
- a CDS encoding isocitrate lyase/phosphoenolpyruvate mutase family protein; its protein translation is MTYASNDPRPAAPGARLRARLASGPPVLAPGVYDAFSALMVERAGFEAAYLSGASIAYTQLGRPDLGLMSAKEVADTIERITERVSLPLIVDADTGFGNALNVIRTVKTFERAGAAAIQLEDQQLPKRCGHLAGKTLVSRAEMAGKVRAAVDARASADTLIIARTDAIAVEGFAPALDRAEAYLDAGADVLFVEAPADLDQMKTIAERFAGRVPLLANMVEGGRTPLRTAAELGEAGFRLVITPGAMVRALAFMAEEFLTVLKTDGATARYRERMLDFAQLNALLGIDEMKADGDRYDAEGREAAE